Part of the Planococcus plakortidis genome is shown below.
CAGTCCTTAAAGGATGGCCGGGCGCAAGACTTCCAGCACATACTCGATGAGCTGCAGCCTTATGATATCGCCGTCCAATATAGCCATCTGCCTGAAAAGCACCGAGAACGGTTCCTGCTTCACCTGACAATCCGCCAATTGACCGAGCTGATGCAGGAGCTTCACCGCAACGACCAAGTCCGTTTGCTTGAGCGGATGTCGGTCGACCAATCATCGAAAGTGCTCGACTTGATGGATAATGACGATCTCCTCTCGCTGTTGTCCGACCTCGAGCCGAATATGATCGAGGAGCTCCTGTCGCGCATGAATCGCGAGGAATCTTCCTATATCCAAAAGACCATGAACTACCCGCCGGAAACAGCGGGCCGCATCATGAACAACCGCTACGTCTGGATCCCGCGCCATTACACGATCCGTGAAGCGATCGATAAAATCCGTGATTTTGCGGAAATTGCCGAGTACTTGAACTATCTTTATGTCGTCGACGATGACAAAAAACTGCTTGGGGTCGTTTCCTATAAGGATTTGATCCTTGGCGAACTGGATGAACAAATCGATGACGTCATGTACACGCGGGTCGTGAAAGTCGATGCCTTGACCGACCAGGAAGAAGCGGCTGCCATCATCGGACGTTACGATTTTATCACCTTACCGGTCGTCGATAGCGAAAACCGCCTGCTCGGCATCATCACGGTCGATGACGTCATCGATGTCGTGCTGCAGGAAGCGAATGAAGACATCGAAAAGCTTTCCGCCTCCGGAAAGGCCATCGATTTCCACACACAGCCTTTTATAGCGGCTTACCGCCGTTTGCCCTGGCTGATTTTGCTCCTATTTATCGGGCTGATTTCGGGTGGCATCATCAGCCGATTTGAAGACACGTTGCAGACAGTGGTCGCCTTGGCATTCTTCATGCCCATGATTGCCGGCATGACCGGTAACACCGGCACCCAGTCGCTTGCAGTTGTCGTGCGCGGCCTCGTTGGCCAAAAGCCAGACAGAAAAGGCACATACAAGCTCATCCTCCGCGAACTATGGGTCGGTATCATTATCGGCCTCACCTGCGCCATTTTGATTTTGCTCATCGCTTATATCTGGCAAGGCAGCCTGGTTCTCGGGCTCGTCGTCGGCAGTTCGCTGCTTTTGACTTTGATCATCGGGACGCTCGCCGGCACCATCATTCCGCTCATCCTGTATCGGTTGAACATAGACCCTGCTGTCGCCTCCGGGCCGCTGATCACGACCATCAACGATATATTCTCCTTGCTCATTTATTTCGGGCTTGCCTCGCTGTTCATCTCCCGTTTGATGTGAACAGCTTTTTTGAGCTATTTTCTTTATTCCGAGTAATCAACTATGTATAATAAGGGAGAAATTTATACTAACTTGCTCTCTTCAGACATTTGCCTAAAACACACTCGGAGGGATTATCCATGACCATTCCAAAACCGCTCGTCCAGCTAAATCAAGCCTTTCTTGTCGCTACTGTAGTCGCCGGACTCTTCTTCCATCCACTGATTTTGCTCGTGCCTTTCGCCATCGGAACCGTCACCTTGATCACTAAGCAAAACCCGCTCATCGCATTCGGCCGCCGCTTTTTGCCGAATCCCCCGAACAGCTATCCGCAGGAAGACCGCGACCAGCAATTGTTCAATCAATGGATCGCCACGGCCTGCCTCGGGCTTTCGCTCCTGTTTTTCGCAGCAGGCCTGCCGAGCGTTGCCACGGTATTCGGTGCCATGGTCATCATTGCGGCCGGTGTGGCGCTTATGGGCTATTGCATCGGCTGCACCGTGCGCTATCAGCTAATGATGTGGAAACACCGCCGGGCGAAAACGGATTATTGATTGTCCTATAAATGAACAGAAAAAAGCGGAGACCGCAGTCTCCGCTTTTTTATTTTGTTTGGCCATTGCCTTTAATGATGTATTTCGTTGATGTGAGTGCCGGCAAGCCCATCGGCCCGCGTGCATGGAGCTTTTGCGTGCTGATGCCGATTTCAGCGCCGAAGCCGAATTCGAAGCCATCGGTGAAACGTGTCGATGCATTATGGTAAACAGCTGCCGCATCCACTTCCGTGAAGAATTGCTGGACGCTGT
Proteins encoded:
- a CDS encoding DUF4395 domain-containing protein yields the protein MTIPKPLVQLNQAFLVATVVAGLFFHPLILLVPFAIGTVTLITKQNPLIAFGRRFLPNPPNSYPQEDRDQQLFNQWIATACLGLSLLFFAAGLPSVATVFGAMVIIAAGVALMGYCIGCTVRYQLMMWKHRRAKTDY
- the mgtE gene encoding magnesium transporter; its protein translation is MTENEITLALIQSLKDGRAQDFQHILDELQPYDIAVQYSHLPEKHRERFLLHLTIRQLTELMQELHRNDQVRLLERMSVDQSSKVLDLMDNDDLLSLLSDLEPNMIEELLSRMNREESSYIQKTMNYPPETAGRIMNNRYVWIPRHYTIREAIDKIRDFAEIAEYLNYLYVVDDDKKLLGVVSYKDLILGELDEQIDDVMYTRVVKVDALTDQEEAAAIIGRYDFITLPVVDSENRLLGIITVDDVIDVVLQEANEDIEKLSASGKAIDFHTQPFIAAYRRLPWLILLLFIGLISGGIISRFEDTLQTVVALAFFMPMIAGMTGNTGTQSLAVVVRGLVGQKPDRKGTYKLILRELWVGIIIGLTCAILILLIAYIWQGSLVLGLVVGSSLLLTLIIGTLAGTIIPLILYRLNIDPAVASGPLITTINDIFSLLIYFGLASLFISRLM